The proteins below come from a single Cylindrospermopsis raciborskii Cr2010 genomic window:
- a CDS encoding SDR family NAD(P)-dependent oxidoreductase gives MNSKVALITGASRGLGKVLAHRFWESNYSLYLIARSYEELQKVRSSLPPRPSQNCDIYGCDLSISESIERLRSEIYNNLSRLNVLINNAGTHGPIGQSWVNNTVDWQKTIQVNLFAPVALCQIAVPLMEQTGGGVIINLSGGGATGPRPNFSAYATAKAALVRFSETLAEETRGISIRVNCIAPGAMKTALLAEILEKGTQLSGEREFDLASKVLVEGGASMDRVADLALFLASEDSKGITGKLISAVWDRWEDWPLYLDELSKTDVYTLRRIVGRDRGMTWGDK, from the coding sequence ATGAACTCTAAGGTTGCCTTAATTACTGGAGCTTCGAGAGGTTTGGGCAAGGTCTTGGCTCATCGGTTTTGGGAGTCCAATTACAGTCTCTATCTCATCGCTAGAAGTTACGAAGAATTACAAAAGGTAAGATCTTCTTTACCGCCTAGGCCCAGTCAAAATTGTGACATTTATGGTTGTGATCTGAGTATTTCTGAGTCTATTGAACGTTTAAGATCTGAAATTTATAACAACCTGTCACGTTTAAATGTGCTCATTAATAACGCCGGAACCCATGGTCCAATTGGTCAGAGTTGGGTTAACAATACTGTTGACTGGCAAAAAACCATACAAGTAAATCTCTTCGCTCCTGTGGCCCTTTGTCAAATAGCAGTTCCGCTTATGGAGCAAACTGGTGGCGGGGTAATAATTAATCTTTCTGGCGGAGGCGCAACTGGCCCGCGTCCCAATTTTTCAGCATACGCAACGGCTAAGGCGGCTCTAGTTCGTTTTAGTGAAACCCTTGCAGAGGAAACACGAGGAATAAGTATTAGAGTTAACTGTATTGCACCTGGTGCCATGAAGACGGCTTTATTGGCGGAAATATTAGAAAAGGGCACTCAATTGTCTGGTGAGCGTGAGTTTGATCTTGCCAGCAAGGTCCTTGTGGAGGGTGGAGCATCAATGGATAGGGTAGCTGACCTGGCTTTATTTCTCGCCTCTGAAGATAGTAAAGGTATTACAGGTAAGTTAATTAGTGCAGTCTGGGATCGCTGGGAAGATTGGCCTTTGTATCTTGACGAGTTGAGTAAAACAGATGTTTACACCTTGCGGCGTATTGTTGGACGAGACCGTGGTATGACCTGGGGGGATAAATAA
- a CDS encoding NAD-dependent epimerase/dehydratase family protein has product MKKVFITGCAGFIGSNLTDRLLSLGTKVTGYDNFSTGQERFLALASKNANFNLVRGDLLDQTVLTNAMEGCEMVFHLAANADVRFGTNHPRRDLEQNTIATYNVLEAMRQNGIQHIAFSSTGSVYGEAPVIPTPEDAPFPIQTSLYGASKLAGEGLIAAYCEGFGFQSWIFRFVSILGERYTHGHVFDFYKQLKADPTRLAVLGNGTQRKSYLYIQDCLDAILLAIERASNRVNIFNLGVDDYCQVNNSIGWICQELGVNPQLEYSGGDRGWIGDNPFIHLDVSKIQALGWEPKLTIREGVIKTVQYLRANEWVFEVRK; this is encoded by the coding sequence ATGAAAAAAGTTTTCATTACTGGGTGTGCTGGTTTTATCGGCAGTAATCTCACTGATCGCTTACTAAGCTTAGGTACTAAAGTTACTGGTTATGATAACTTTTCCACTGGCCAAGAACGTTTTTTGGCATTGGCTTCTAAAAATGCTAACTTCAACTTAGTTCGCGGCGATTTGCTGGACCAAACTGTCCTTACTAATGCCATGGAGGGGTGCGAAATGGTGTTTCATCTGGCAGCCAATGCTGATGTGCGTTTCGGAACTAATCATCCCCGTCGTGACCTTGAGCAAAATACCATTGCTACTTATAATGTCCTTGAAGCTATGAGACAGAATGGTATTCAACACATTGCCTTTTCTTCCACCGGGTCTGTGTATGGCGAAGCACCTGTCATTCCCACCCCAGAAGATGCGCCCTTTCCCATTCAAACCTCCCTTTATGGAGCTTCTAAACTGGCTGGAGAGGGGTTGATTGCCGCCTACTGTGAGGGGTTTGGCTTTCAATCCTGGATTTTTCGTTTTGTTTCTATCCTGGGTGAACGGTATACTCATGGGCATGTTTTCGACTTTTATAAGCAACTAAAAGCCGATCCAACACGTTTAGCTGTGTTGGGAAATGGCACTCAACGTAAGTCTTATCTCTATATCCAAGACTGTCTAGATGCTATACTGTTAGCTATAGAGCGTGCTTCTAATCGGGTTAATATATTTAATCTAGGGGTTGATGACTATTGCCAGGTAAATAACTCCATTGGCTGGATTTGCCAGGAGTTGGGCGTTAATCCCCAATTGGAATATTCAGGGGGCGATCGCGGTTGGATTGGTGACAATCCCTTCATCCATCTTGATGTGAGTAAGATTCAAGCACTGGGGTGGGAACCTAAGTTGACCATCCGAGAAGGTGTGATCAAAACTGTTCAATACCTGAGAGCTAACGAATGGGTATTTGAGGTTCGCAAATGA
- a CDS encoding class I SAM-dependent methyltransferase codes for MLLDAISSYFEQVHHSPEDRKILIEAGGGAGLICKAANDRHFNSIMTDLSPDSINIARNNGINCILGELDSEELEHLHGKVDVVVANEVIEHVYSPRKFLIDVFRLLRPGGIFCYTTGNYAETRLQGKNWSYMNIPDAHIHFFTRGIMDRYLKETGFSGRVDIYSFYTKNNAGYKLMRKLGIKLSKGYPKTTMEKLFYSHIFKASEVAFFRRRFDWAIK; via the coding sequence ATGCTTTTAGATGCTATATCTTCGTACTTTGAGCAAGTACATCATTCACCTGAAGATAGAAAAATACTAATCGAAGCTGGTGGAGGTGCGGGTCTTATTTGTAAAGCGGCAAATGACCGCCACTTCAACTCAATTATGACAGACCTATCTCCTGACTCTATAAATATAGCTCGAAATAATGGTATCAATTGCATTCTTGGAGAACTTGATTCAGAGGAGCTTGAACATCTGCATGGTAAGGTGGATGTTGTTGTTGCTAACGAGGTAATTGAGCACGTTTATTCACCAAGAAAATTTCTTATAGATGTATTTAGACTACTTCGTCCGGGTGGAATTTTTTGTTATACAACGGGTAATTACGCAGAGACTCGCTTACAAGGTAAGAATTGGAGCTATATGAATATACCTGACGCTCATATACACTTTTTTACTCGAGGCATTATGGATAGATACCTCAAAGAAACTGGATTTTCTGGTAGGGTTGATATATACAGTTTCTATACCAAAAATAATGCGGGCTATAAATTAATGAGAAAGTTGGGGATCAAGTTATCGAAAGGTTATCCTAAAACAACTATGGAGAAGTTGTTCTACTCACATATTTTTAAGGCCAGCGAGGTAGCATTTTTCCGGCGTCGGTTTGACTGGGCAATTAAGTGA
- a CDS encoding FkbM family methyltransferase, whose protein sequence is MIFNLLYKSAYILEKLSAFAQGKGYGSRSIRQEIAVAKKLMQSLQRELLMIDIGGNIGDYTYQLRKGFKQAEVHIFEPSIVNVNKLSQRFKGDPLVILNPVGVSNCEGSFLLYSNEQGSGIASLSKRRLDHFDISFDFSEQIQTICFENYWINQLNRKRINLVKLDIEGHELDALRGFGSAIWATELIQFEFGGCNLDTHTTFQDFFYFFKEHNYEIYRITPFGSEKISKYREIDEFYSTTNFIARNRSLL, encoded by the coding sequence ATGATTTTTAACCTGCTTTATAAATCTGCATATATCCTTGAGAAATTATCGGCCTTTGCTCAGGGTAAGGGTTATGGCAGTAGAAGTATTCGCCAGGAGATTGCTGTTGCAAAAAAACTGATGCAGTCCTTACAACGTGAATTACTCATGATTGATATTGGCGGCAATATAGGCGACTACACATACCAGTTGCGTAAAGGGTTCAAGCAGGCAGAAGTTCATATTTTTGAACCATCTATTGTCAATGTAAACAAGTTAAGTCAACGATTTAAAGGCGATCCATTGGTTATTTTGAATCCCGTTGGGGTTTCTAACTGTGAGGGAAGTTTCTTGTTGTATTCTAATGAACAGGGATCTGGAATTGCTAGTCTATCGAAGCGACGATTGGATCACTTTGATATTAGCTTTGACTTTTCGGAGCAGATCCAGACTATTTGCTTTGAAAATTACTGGATCAATCAACTGAATCGGAAAAGAATAAATCTAGTAAAGCTAGATATTGAAGGACATGAGTTAGATGCTTTAAGAGGATTCGGATCCGCAATCTGGGCTACTGAACTCATTCAATTTGAGTTTGGTGGATGTAATTTAGATACCCACACTACCTTTCAAGACTTCTTTTATTTCTTTAAAGAACACAATTATGAAATATATAGAATAACGCCATTCGGTTCAGAAAAAATAAGTAAATACCGTGAAATTGATGAATTTTATTCAACAACTAATTTTATTGCAAGAAATAGATCCTTACTATGA
- a CDS encoding Gfo/Idh/MocA family protein, protein MLNIGIIGCGLIGQKRAKSLGEGSRLVACADIDLNRAQSLAGTQSKAFDNYHDLLALPEVDAVVVSTLHDSLAAITLAAIQSGKHVLVEKPAARHTRELEPVMAAANQIDVKVRVGFNHRYHRAMRKAKQLVDDGVLGDLMFIRARYGHGGRVGYDKEWRSRPELSGGGELIDQGPHLIDLSRWFLSQEFVEVQGFAHTYYWDMPVDDNGFMLLKTANHQTAFLHASCTEWKNLFSMEIYGRDGKLEISGLGGSYGVERLTWYKMLPEMGPPETTTWEYPMTDNSWAIELAEFYDDILLNRSVDAGLQDAYESLKVIQHIYRISNYDF, encoded by the coding sequence ATGTTAAATATTGGAATAATTGGTTGTGGACTGATTGGGCAAAAACGCGCCAAATCCCTAGGCGAAGGCAGTCGCCTTGTGGCCTGTGCGGACATCGATCTAAACCGTGCCCAATCCCTAGCGGGCACCCAGTCCAAGGCATTTGATAATTACCACGATCTCCTTGCACTCCCCGAGGTTGATGCGGTGGTGGTGTCCACCCTCCACGACTCCTTGGCTGCAATTACCCTGGCTGCCATCCAGTCTGGTAAGCATGTACTGGTAGAAAAACCCGCTGCTCGCCACACAAGAGAATTAGAACCGGTTATGGCAGCAGCTAATCAAATAGATGTCAAGGTGCGTGTAGGCTTTAATCACCGATATCACCGAGCCATGCGTAAGGCCAAGCAGTTGGTTGATGATGGTGTTCTAGGAGATTTAATGTTTATTAGAGCCCGTTATGGTCATGGTGGTCGAGTTGGCTATGACAAGGAGTGGCGGTCCAGACCAGAATTGTCGGGGGGAGGGGAATTGATTGATCAAGGCCCTCACTTAATCGATCTATCCCGTTGGTTCTTATCTCAAGAATTTGTAGAAGTTCAGGGATTTGCTCATACTTACTACTGGGATATGCCGGTGGATGACAATGGATTTATGTTGCTCAAGACTGCTAACCACCAGACTGCCTTTCTCCATGCTTCGTGCACTGAGTGGAAGAATCTATTTTCCATGGAGATCTATGGACGTGATGGCAAGTTAGAGATTTCTGGGTTGGGTGGTAGCTATGGTGTAGAACGACTGACCTGGTACAAAATGTTACCTGAGATGGGTCCCCCTGAAACTACCACCTGGGAATATCCGATGACCGATAATTCTTGGGCAATTGAGTTAGCTGAATTTTATGACGATATTCTTTTGAATCGATCAGTGGATGCTGGACTTCAGGATGCTTACGAATCACTTAAGGTCATTCAACATATTTATAGGATCTCTAACTATGATTTTTAA
- a CDS encoding nucleotidyltransferase family protein, producing MLPVAILAGGLATRLRPITEKIPKSLVPVAGKPFICHQLNYLREQGLEKVVLCIGYLGEMIQEVVGNGENFGLSVNYSLDGSVLLGTGGALKQALPLLGDEFFVLYGDSFLPIDFSAVENFFLSCNKPALMTILRNANQWDKSNVIFRNGTLEEYNKSIYRTDMEFIDYGLGILSRSVLDKYPIAQPFDLADVYHSLSTEGNLLGYQVHERFYEIGSTVGLQETETYFLRKL from the coding sequence ATGCTTCCAGTAGCTATTCTTGCAGGTGGATTGGCCACTAGGCTACGTCCAATTACTGAAAAAATTCCCAAGTCTCTTGTTCCCGTTGCTGGTAAGCCTTTTATTTGTCACCAGTTAAATTACCTGCGTGAACAGGGACTAGAGAAAGTTGTCCTGTGTATTGGTTATCTGGGAGAGATGATCCAAGAAGTGGTAGGAAACGGGGAAAATTTCGGTCTAAGTGTTAATTACTCTCTCGATGGCTCAGTGCTTTTAGGAACCGGAGGCGCTTTAAAACAAGCCTTACCTCTCCTCGGAGATGAATTTTTTGTTCTATATGGTGACAGTTTTTTGCCTATAGATTTTTCAGCGGTGGAAAATTTTTTCCTAAGTTGTAATAAACCAGCCTTGATGACCATTCTACGTAATGCCAATCAGTGGGACAAGAGTAATGTTATTTTTCGCAATGGAACTCTAGAAGAGTACAATAAGAGTATATATCGTACGGACATGGAGTTTATTGACTATGGACTGGGCATCTTGTCTAGATCCGTTCTGGATAAATATCCCATAGCTCAGCCCTTTGATCTGGCAGATGTATACCATTCTCTTTCTACGGAAGGAAATCTACTGGGATACCAAGTTCACGAGCGTTTTTATGAAATAGGATCCACTGTGGGTCTTCAAGAAACTGAGACTTACTTTTTAAGAAAACTTTAG
- a CDS encoding NAD-dependent epimerase/dehydratase family protein, protein MTKLLVTGSSGLIGSEVCIYFANSGWEIHGVDNNQRAIFFGPQGDTRWNQHRLQSSIDRFTHHELDIRDRQGVLNLLCDLRPDAIVHTAAQPSHDRAAAIPFDDFDTNAVGTLNLLEAARQFCSEVPFIHMSTNKVYGDAPNEIPLIELDTRWNYADPCYQEGIPETFRIDQSKHSLFGASKVAADVMVQEYGRYFNMNTCCLRGGCLTGPNHSGVELHGFLSYLVKCNLEGRVYNVFGYKGKQVRDNIHSLDVARFIDEFIRSPRSGEVYNLGGGRNNTCSILEAFDMVSSLSGKPMHYEYIDKNREGDHICYYSDLTKMQADYPNWAITIPLAQIFAEIVDSWKSRLLEQ, encoded by the coding sequence ATGACTAAACTACTAGTTACCGGTTCTTCAGGTTTAATTGGTTCCGAGGTTTGTATTTATTTCGCCAACTCGGGTTGGGAAATACATGGTGTTGACAATAATCAAAGAGCTATCTTTTTTGGACCCCAGGGGGATACTCGTTGGAATCAACACCGCTTACAGTCTTCTATTGATAGATTCACCCATCACGAATTGGACATTCGCGATCGCCAAGGAGTGTTAAATTTACTATGCGATTTGCGTCCGGATGCTATTGTTCACACTGCTGCACAACCATCCCATGATCGAGCGGCTGCAATTCCTTTTGATGATTTTGATACTAATGCTGTAGGTACGTTGAATCTTTTAGAAGCAGCACGCCAATTTTGCTCCGAAGTTCCCTTTATTCATATGTCAACCAATAAGGTGTACGGAGATGCTCCTAACGAGATTCCTTTAATTGAACTTGATACTCGTTGGAATTATGCCGACCCGTGTTATCAAGAAGGCATTCCGGAAACTTTCCGTATTGATCAGTCAAAGCACTCATTGTTTGGAGCATCCAAAGTTGCTGCTGATGTAATGGTCCAAGAGTATGGTCGTTACTTCAATATGAACACGTGCTGCTTGCGTGGGGGGTGTTTAACTGGTCCAAATCACTCTGGAGTAGAGCTACATGGGTTTCTAAGTTATTTAGTCAAATGTAACTTAGAAGGACGCGTGTACAATGTATTTGGCTATAAAGGTAAACAGGTTAGAGATAATATTCATTCATTAGATGTAGCTAGGTTTATTGATGAATTTATTAGAAGTCCCCGTTCAGGAGAAGTCTACAACCTTGGTGGTGGTAGAAACAATACCTGCTCAATTTTAGAGGCTTTTGATATGGTGTCTTCCCTTTCGGGTAAACCAATGCACTATGAATACATAGACAAAAATCGTGAAGGGGATCACATTTGTTATTATAGCGATTTGACAAAGATGCAAGCAGACTATCCCAACTGGGCTATCACAATTCCTCTTGCCCAGATTTTTGCCGAGATAGTTGACTCCTGGAAATCCCGGTTGCTGGAACAATGA
- a CDS encoding SIS domain-containing protein, with product MTYAQQHLEEATRILEKIDFNTVEQVADILASVKAEEGRIFFLGVGGSAGNCSHAVNDFRKIVGIESYAPTDNVSELTARVNDEGWATIFVEWLKTSKLKTKDCIFVFSVGGGNLEKNISPNLVEALKYAETVGAKITGVVGRDGGYTAKVADACVIIPTVNPDTITPHSEAFQAVIWHLLVSHPKLKANQTKWESTVK from the coding sequence ATGACCTACGCACAACAACATTTAGAAGAAGCTACACGCATTCTTGAAAAGATAGATTTTAATACTGTTGAACAAGTAGCTGACATTTTAGCATCTGTCAAAGCAGAAGAAGGCAGAATATTCTTTCTTGGTGTTGGTGGCAGTGCAGGTAATTGTTCTCATGCGGTTAACGACTTTCGTAAAATAGTTGGCATTGAATCATACGCGCCCACAGATAATGTTTCCGAATTAACAGCACGAGTGAATGATGAGGGCTGGGCAACAATCTTTGTCGAGTGGCTAAAAACCAGCAAGTTGAAGACAAAAGACTGTATTTTCGTATTTTCCGTGGGAGGGGGTAATCTGGAAAAAAACATTAGTCCCAATCTCGTGGAAGCACTGAAATATGCGGAGACAGTAGGTGCCAAAATTACGGGTGTTGTTGGTCGGGATGGTGGCTATACTGCAAAAGTAGCGGATGCCTGTGTTATTATTCCCACAGTAAATCCAGATACTATTACTCCCCATTCTGAAGCGTTCCAGGCAGTTATCTGGCATTTGCTGGTATCCCATCCCAAACTCAAAGCTAATCAAACAAAGTGGGAATCAACCGTTAAGTGA
- a CDS encoding alpha-1,2-fucosyltransferase, whose product MKKTVVLLKGGLGNQMFQYAFARSISLKNSSELVIDNWSGFTFDYKYHRQYELGTFSIVGRPANLTEKFPFWFYELKSKFFPRLPKVFQQQFYGLLINEVGGEYIPEIEETKISQNCWLNGYWQSPLYFQKHSDSIARELMPPEPMEKHFLELGKLLRQTESVALGIRLYEESKNPGSHSSSGELKSHFEINQAILKLRELCNGAKFFVFCTHRSPLLQELALPENTIFVTHDDGYVGSMERMWLLTQCKHHIFTNSTFYWWGAWLSQKFYIQGSQIVFAADNFINSDAIPKHWNLF is encoded by the coding sequence ATGAAAAAAACAGTAGTCCTTCTGAAGGGAGGTCTGGGAAATCAAATGTTCCAGTATGCCTTTGCCAGATCTATTTCTCTTAAAAATTCTTCAGAACTTGTAATAGACAACTGGTCCGGATTTACATTCGATTACAAGTATCACCGACAATATGAACTTGGTACTTTTTCCATAGTAGGCCGCCCCGCCAACCTAACCGAAAAGTTTCCTTTTTGGTTTTACGAACTAAAGTCTAAGTTCTTCCCAAGATTACCAAAAGTCTTTCAACAACAGTTCTATGGTCTGCTAATCAATGAAGTAGGTGGTGAATATATACCAGAGATTGAAGAAACCAAAATATCCCAAAACTGTTGGTTAAACGGCTACTGGCAAAGTCCTTTATATTTCCAGAAACATTCTGATTCAATTGCCAGAGAATTAATGCCCCCTGAACCAATGGAAAAGCATTTTTTGGAACTTGGCAAACTCTTAAGACAAACTGAGTCTGTGGCTTTAGGAATCAGGCTATATGAGGAAAGTAAAAATCCTGGATCTCATTCAAGCAGTGGTGAGTTAAAGAGTCATTTTGAAATCAATCAAGCTATTCTAAAGTTGAGAGAATTATGCAATGGGGCTAAATTTTTTGTATTTTGCACCCATCGCTCCCCTCTGCTGCAAGAACTAGCCTTACCTGAAAATACCATTTTTGTCACCCATGATGATGGATATGTTGGTAGTATGGAGAGAATGTGGCTTTTGACACAATGTAAGCACCATATATTTACTAACAGTACATTTTACTGGTGGGGAGCCTGGTTAAGTCAGAAGTTTTATATTCAGGGAAGTCAAATCGTTTTTGCTGCGGACAATTTCATCAATTCAGATGCTATACCTAAACATTGGAATCTTTTTTAG
- a CDS encoding GHMP family kinase ATP-binding protein, with protein MIIARSPLRITLGGGGTDLPSYYRDHEGFLIAAAIDKYVYVTVMRPFTEGIFLKYSQLEHVNEIAEVKHPIIRECLHILDLKTPQVEITTLADIPAGTGLGSSGSFTTALLKALYTHRRCHLHQEELAELACHIEIDRLGEPIGKQDQYAAAIGGITCFTFHKDDQVTANPLAISMDTMFDLEDNLLLFFTGFSRSASGILKDQKERTQKSDSDMLANLHYVKDLGYRSKAALESGDTYLFGQLMHEHWEHKKKRSGGMSNPQIDEWYQLAMNNGAIGGKLVGAGGGGFLMFMASDRNKLRHAMTNAGLEEVRFGFDFEGTKVVLTS; from the coding sequence ATGATTATTGCCCGTAGTCCATTACGCATTACTCTCGGTGGTGGAGGTACTGACCTTCCTTCCTACTACCGTGACCACGAAGGGTTTTTAATTGCTGCAGCGATTGATAAATACGTTTATGTCACTGTTATGCGTCCCTTTACAGAGGGAATCTTTCTTAAGTACTCCCAGCTGGAACATGTGAATGAGATCGCTGAGGTGAAGCATCCCATTATCAGAGAATGTCTCCATATCCTTGACCTAAAAACCCCCCAGGTGGAGATTACCACTTTGGCGGATATCCCTGCTGGAACAGGATTAGGATCCTCTGGTAGTTTTACTACAGCCCTACTCAAAGCTCTATACACCCATCGCAGATGCCATCTACATCAAGAAGAACTGGCAGAACTAGCCTGTCATATTGAGATTGACCGTTTGGGCGAACCCATTGGCAAACAAGACCAGTATGCAGCTGCTATCGGTGGTATTACCTGTTTTACTTTTCATAAAGATGATCAGGTGACAGCTAACCCTCTGGCAATCAGTATGGATACGATGTTTGACCTGGAAGATAACTTGCTATTGTTTTTTACGGGCTTTTCTCGTAGTGCTAGTGGCATTCTCAAAGACCAAAAGGAGCGCACCCAAAAAAGTGATAGCGATATGCTGGCTAATCTACATTACGTAAAGGATTTAGGATATCGTAGTAAAGCAGCTCTTGAGTCGGGTGATACCTACCTTTTTGGGCAACTAATGCATGAACACTGGGAACATAAAAAGAAACGCTCCGGGGGAATGAGTAACCCTCAAATTGATGAGTGGTACCAATTGGCCATGAATAATGGTGCCATAGGTGGCAAGTTGGTTGGCGCTGGTGGCGGCGGATTTCTGATGTTTATGGCAAGCGATCGCAATAAGCTACGTCACGCCATGACAAATGCTGGACTAGAAGAAGTTAGGTTCGGTTTTGATTTTGAGGGCACCAAAGTGGTGTTGACATCCTGA
- a CDS encoding D-glycero-alpha-D-manno-heptose-1,7-bisphosphate 7-phosphatase: MNQAHKAVFLDRDGVINRALVKQGKPYPPSTIDELEILPGVDEALSSLKREGFLLIVVTNQPDVARGKTKREFVDAINSRLASSLPIDEFCTCFHDDSDNCDCRKPKAGSLFSAATRHDICLTSSFMVGDRWRDIEAGYGAGCRTIFIDYGYEEKQPDRFDFRVSSLFEAARIILKTPEKFDEKD; this comes from the coding sequence GTGAATCAAGCACATAAAGCCGTATTTCTCGACCGAGATGGTGTGATTAATAGGGCCCTAGTCAAGCAGGGAAAACCCTATCCCCCTTCTACCATCGATGAGCTTGAGATTCTACCCGGTGTTGATGAAGCATTAAGTTCTCTAAAAAGAGAGGGCTTTCTTCTTATTGTAGTCACTAATCAACCAGATGTGGCTAGAGGTAAAACTAAAAGAGAGTTTGTAGATGCAATTAATTCTAGATTGGCTAGTAGTTTACCAATAGATGAGTTTTGTACCTGCTTCCATGATGATTCTGACAATTGTGACTGTCGGAAGCCAAAGGCGGGTTCACTATTCTCAGCTGCGACAAGACACGACATCTGTCTGACCTCTAGCTTTATGGTGGGAGATCGTTGGAGAGACATAGAAGCTGGGTATGGAGCTGGGTGTAGAACCATATTTATTGACTATGGTTACGAAGAAAAACAACCTGATCGTTTTGACTTCAGGGTCAGTTCCCTTTTTGAAGCTGCTAGAATAATTCTGAAAACTCCGGAGAAATTTGATGAAAAGGATTGA
- a CDS encoding transaldolase, giving the protein MKRIDELQTKIFADGADKAGMLEMYEKSYIKGLTTNPTLMRKAGITDYKSFCKDILLSIKDKPLSFEVFSDEFEEMERQALEISSWADNVYVKIPITNTRAEPSYELVAKLSDKGVKLNVTALMSLTQVRDVISALNPHVPSYVSIFAGRIADTGRDPLPIMAAAIELLKMTPQAELIWASPRELLNIFQADAIGCHVITVTNDILKKLTLVGYDLQLFSLDTVKMFYDDALKAGYTL; this is encoded by the coding sequence ATGAAAAGGATTGACGAACTACAGACCAAGATATTTGCCGATGGAGCGGATAAAGCGGGAATGTTGGAAATGTATGAAAAATCCTATATCAAAGGACTTACAACCAATCCTACCCTAATGAGAAAGGCGGGAATTACCGACTACAAAAGTTTCTGCAAAGACATTCTTCTTTCCATAAAAGATAAACCACTTTCTTTTGAAGTATTCTCCGATGAATTTGAGGAAATGGAGCGACAAGCTCTTGAGATTTCTAGTTGGGCTGATAATGTTTACGTTAAAATACCGATTACAAATACAAGAGCTGAACCCAGTTATGAACTTGTCGCCAAATTGTCTGACAAAGGCGTTAAGTTGAATGTCACTGCACTTATGTCACTGACACAGGTTCGTGATGTTATTTCCGCTCTCAACCCTCACGTACCTAGCTATGTTTCAATCTTTGCCGGCAGAATTGCTGATACAGGTCGTGACCCGTTGCCAATTATGGCAGCAGCTATAGAATTGTTAAAGATGACCCCCCAGGCTGAGTTAATATGGGCCAGTCCCAGAGAGCTACTCAATATATTCCAGGCCGATGCCATAGGTTGTCATGTAATTACAGTCACGAATGATATACTGAAAAAATTGACACTTGTCGGATATGATTTGCAACTCTTTTCTTTAGATACAGTCAAAATGTTTTATGATGATGCTTTAAAAGCCGGTTACACTCTCTAA